One stretch of Monomorium pharaonis isolate MP-MQ-018 chromosome 10, ASM1337386v2, whole genome shotgun sequence DNA includes these proteins:
- the LOC118647567 gene encoding uncharacterized protein LOC118647567 isoform X5 codes for MASIPERNKSEHRENSMSNENMKDCPYYNGFYDKKRSIRCTDVEGNETTVEFIYQFVKKSYSYQNDSIDYCSEFYTNIIGPPEGHLCYEYIRKTFDAHLILSLSCIEYYSDDEYHDFSIMDPTIIDKISINIEYHVAVYPIRITIFDTAYKLDTIQIWAQDPDNQWFLLGYHSLSRERFWPGKILHSITLHPCNFKTKLLRLVFNHRLKEHKLDAIMLIGTSELILSKNSEENSQFLSKGSPRGWKITEYNFNSMRHTHPTDMLTLIHRDIQYLIENFHEYGTICKRNIVQSFHKDQLGHKQISYNAFLGYIQIHKQSLTVKDYSNYNKFIEDLKFLWDKSKKSYDSFSKLPDETILNILKDLDLRSLCRVGRVNKRLNNLTRDPFLYTSLNMRNIHFTYWRTNLWHKFHYFARRCTYLKELDLSYCDIPVVKFNVFIHTCGKRLTHLNLSRCRCVNNSVLRQISKTCPNLKELNLSCCRFVNDKGFSYLENLKYLECLNLQTVEKMQTKTLCKILQRNQQLRDLNLANTNLNIDEVVVELKNSCPNLETINLQRTKITSKSIYALADCKNLQEIYFGWLYDSIKNENWEDLKKSFHRLFSSLRLEKLDITDFSVYLFTLNSLMLCKNIKSLTFNGDTKKFDSNIF; via the exons ATGGCGAGTATCCCAGAGAGGAACAAGAGCGAGCATCGAGAAAATTCCATGTCG AATGAGAATATGAAAGATTGCCCATATTATAATGGTTTCTATGACAAAAAAAGATCCATTCGATGTACAGATGTTGAGGGAAATGAGACAACTGTCGagtttatttatcaatttgtaaagaaaagcTACAGCTATCAAAATGACTCCATTGATTATTGTAGTGAATTTTATACTAACATAATTGGGCCACCTGAAGGACATTTATGTtatgaatatataagaaaGACATTTGACGCTCACCTG ATACTGTCTTTATCATGTATAGAATACTACTCAGATGATGAATATCATGATTTTAGTATCATGGATCCTacaataatcgataaaatttctatta atattgagTATCATGTTGCTGTATATCCAATCAGAATTACTATATTTGATACAGCATATAAATTGGACACAATTCAAATTTGGGCTCAAGATCCTGACAATCAGTGGTTCCTGTTGGGGTATCATTCGCTGTCAAGAGAGAGGTTTTGGCCcggaaaaattttacattctatAACTCTACATCCGTGCAATTTTAAAACCAAATTGCTCAGACTGGTATTTAATCATAGATTGAAAGAACACAAGCTAGATGCTATAATGCTTATCGGAACATCAGAATTGATTCTTTCTAAAAACTCTGAAGAAAATTCGCAATTCTTATCAAAAGGTAGTCCACGAGGCTGGAAAATCACAGAATATAATTTCAACTCTATGCGCCATACACATCCCACCGATATGCTTACATTGATTCACCGGGATATACAATACCTCATAGAGAATTTTCATGAATATGGAACTATCTGTAAAag AAATATAGTACAGAGTTTTCATAAGGATCAGCTTGGACATAaacaaatatcttataatgCCTTCCTAGGTTATATACAAATTCATAAACAAAGCTTAACAGTCAAAGATTACtcgaattataataaatttattgaagatcttaaatttttatgggaTAAATCAAAGAAATCATATGACAGTTTCTCGAAGCTTCCG gatgaaacaattttaaatatattaaaagatttagacTTGAGGTCGTTATGCCGCGTAGGTAGAGTAAATAAACGGTTGAATAATTTAACACGAGATCCTTTTCTATATACCAGCTTGAACATGCGGAATATACACTTTACATATTGGCGCACCAATCTTTGGCATAAATTTCATTACTTTGCGCGCAgatgtacatatttaaaagAGTTAGATCTGTCATATTGTGACATTCCTGTTGTGAAATTTAATGTGTTTATTCATACTTGCGGCAAGCGTTTAACGCATCTAAATTTAAGTCGTTGCCGATGTGTTAACAACTCTGTCTTACGTCAAATTTCAAAGACTTGTCCAAATTTAAaag aattgaaTTTAAGTTGTTGTCGTTTCGTAAATGATAAAGGATTTTCTTATCTTGAAAATCTAAAGTATTTGGAGTGTTTAAATCTTCAGACTGtagaaaaaatgcaaactaAAACTCTTTGCAAAATACTGCAAAGAAATCAACAGCTACGTGACTTAAATTTAGCAAACACAAATTTAAACATAGACGAGGTCGTagtggaattaaaaaattcatgtcCAAATTtggaaacaataaatttacaacggacaaaaattacatcaaaaagtatttatgcCCTGGCTGATTGCAAGAATctacaagaaatatattttggttgGCTCTA TGACAgcataaaaaacgaaaattggGAAGATCTAAAGAAGAGCTTTCATAGATTGTTTTCTTCTCTACGTTTAGAAAAACTCGACATAACCGATTTCAGTGTCTATCTATTTACTTTGAATAGCTTAATGCTGTgcaaaaacataaaaagtttAACCTTTAACGgagatactaaaaaatttgactCCAACATCTTTTAA
- the LOC118647567 gene encoding uncharacterized protein LOC118647567 isoform X8: MASIPERNKSEHRENSMSNENMKDCPYYNGFYDKKRSIRCTDVEGNETTVEFIYQFVKKSYSYQNDSIDYCSEFYTNIIGPPEGHLCYEYIRKTFDAHLILSLSCIEYYSDDEYHDFSIMDPTIIDKISINIEYHVAVYPIRITIFDTAYKLDTIQIWAQDPDNQWFLLGYHSLSRERLKEHKLDAIMLIGTSELILSKNSEENSQFLSKGSPRGWKITEYNFNSMRHTHPTDMLTLIHRDIQYLIENFHEYGTICKSICRNIVQSFHKDQLGHKQISYNAFLGYIQIHKQSLTVKDYSNYNKFIEDLKFLWDKSKKSYDSFSKLPDETILNILKDLDLRSLCRVGRVNKRLNNLTRDPFLYTSLNMRNIHFTYWRTNLWHKFHYFARRCTYLKELDLSYCDIPVVKFNVFIHTCGKRLTHLNLSRCRCVNNSVLRQISKTCPNLKELNLSCCRFVNDKGFSYLENLKYLECLNLQTVEKMQTKTLCKILQRNQQLRDLNLANTNLNIDEVVVELKNSCPNLETINLQRTKITSKSIYALADCKNLQEIYFGWLYDSIKNENWEDLKKSFHRLFSSLRLEKLDITDFSVYLFTLNSLMLCKNIKSLTFNGDTKKFDSNIF; encoded by the exons ATGGCGAGTATCCCAGAGAGGAACAAGAGCGAGCATCGAGAAAATTCCATGTCG AATGAGAATATGAAAGATTGCCCATATTATAATGGTTTCTATGACAAAAAAAGATCCATTCGATGTACAGATGTTGAGGGAAATGAGACAACTGTCGagtttatttatcaatttgtaaagaaaagcTACAGCTATCAAAATGACTCCATTGATTATTGTAGTGAATTTTATACTAACATAATTGGGCCACCTGAAGGACATTTATGTtatgaatatataagaaaGACATTTGACGCTCACCTG ATACTGTCTTTATCATGTATAGAATACTACTCAGATGATGAATATCATGATTTTAGTATCATGGATCCTacaataatcgataaaatttctatta atattgagTATCATGTTGCTGTATATCCAATCAGAATTACTATATTTGATACAGCATATAAATTGGACACAATTCAAATTTGGGCTCAAGATCCTGACAATCAGTGGTTCCTGTTGGGGTATCATTCGCTGTCAAGAGAGAG ATTGAAAGAACACAAGCTAGATGCTATAATGCTTATCGGAACATCAGAATTGATTCTTTCTAAAAACTCTGAAGAAAATTCGCAATTCTTATCAAAAGGTAGTCCACGAGGCTGGAAAATCACAGAATATAATTTCAACTCTATGCGCCATACACATCCCACCGATATGCTTACATTGATTCACCGGGATATACAATACCTCATAGAGAATTTTCATGAATATGGAACTATCTGTAAAag TATTTGCAGAAATATAGTACAGAGTTTTCATAAGGATCAGCTTGGACATAaacaaatatcttataatgCCTTCCTAGGTTATATACAAATTCATAAACAAAGCTTAACAGTCAAAGATTACtcgaattataataaatttattgaagatcttaaatttttatgggaTAAATCAAAGAAATCATATGACAGTTTCTCGAAGCTTCCG gatgaaacaattttaaatatattaaaagatttagacTTGAGGTCGTTATGCCGCGTAGGTAGAGTAAATAAACGGTTGAATAATTTAACACGAGATCCTTTTCTATATACCAGCTTGAACATGCGGAATATACACTTTACATATTGGCGCACCAATCTTTGGCATAAATTTCATTACTTTGCGCGCAgatgtacatatttaaaagAGTTAGATCTGTCATATTGTGACATTCCTGTTGTGAAATTTAATGTGTTTATTCATACTTGCGGCAAGCGTTTAACGCATCTAAATTTAAGTCGTTGCCGATGTGTTAACAACTCTGTCTTACGTCAAATTTCAAAGACTTGTCCAAATTTAAaag aattgaaTTTAAGTTGTTGTCGTTTCGTAAATGATAAAGGATTTTCTTATCTTGAAAATCTAAAGTATTTGGAGTGTTTAAATCTTCAGACTGtagaaaaaatgcaaactaAAACTCTTTGCAAAATACTGCAAAGAAATCAACAGCTACGTGACTTAAATTTAGCAAACACAAATTTAAACATAGACGAGGTCGTagtggaattaaaaaattcatgtcCAAATTtggaaacaataaatttacaacggacaaaaattacatcaaaaagtatttatgcCCTGGCTGATTGCAAGAATctacaagaaatatattttggttgGCTCTA TGACAgcataaaaaacgaaaattggGAAGATCTAAAGAAGAGCTTTCATAGATTGTTTTCTTCTCTACGTTTAGAAAAACTCGACATAACCGATTTCAGTGTCTATCTATTTACTTTGAATAGCTTAATGCTGTgcaaaaacataaaaagtttAACCTTTAACGgagatactaaaaaatttgactCCAACATCTTTTAA
- the LOC118647567 gene encoding uncharacterized protein LOC118647567 isoform X4, whose amino-acid sequence MASIPERNKSEHRENSMSNENMKDCPYYNGFYDKKRSIRCTDVEGNETTVEFIYQFVKKSYSYQNDSIDYCSEFYTNIIGPPEGHLCYEYIRKTFDAHLILSLSCIEYYSDDEYHDFSIMDPTIIDKISINIEYHVAVYPIRITIFDTAYKLDTIQIWAQDPDNQWFLLGYHSLSRERFWPGKILHSITLHPCNFKTKLLRLVFNHRLKEHKLDAIMLIGTSELILSKNSEENSQFLSKGSPRGWKITEYNFNSMRHTHPTDMLTLIHRDIQYLIENFHEYGTICKSICRNIVQSFHKDQLGHKQISYNAFLGYIQIHKQSLTVKDYSNYNKFIEDLKFLWDKSKKSYDSFSKLPDETILNILKDLDLRSLCRVGRVNKRLNNLTRDPFLYTSLNMRNIHFTYWRTNLWHKFHYFARRCTYLKELDLSYCDIPVVKFNVFIHTCGKRLTHLNLSRCRCVNNSVLRQISKTCPNLKELNLSCCRFVNDKGFSYLENLKYLECLNLQTVEKMQTKTLCKILQRNQQLRDLNLANTNLNIDEVVVELKNSCPNLETINLQRTKITSKSIYALADCKNLQEIYFGWLYDSIKNENWEDLKKSFHRLFSSLRLEKLDITDFSVYLFTLNSLMLCKNIKSLTFNGDTKKFDSNIF is encoded by the exons ATGGCGAGTATCCCAGAGAGGAACAAGAGCGAGCATCGAGAAAATTCCATGTCG AATGAGAATATGAAAGATTGCCCATATTATAATGGTTTCTATGACAAAAAAAGATCCATTCGATGTACAGATGTTGAGGGAAATGAGACAACTGTCGagtttatttatcaatttgtaaagaaaagcTACAGCTATCAAAATGACTCCATTGATTATTGTAGTGAATTTTATACTAACATAATTGGGCCACCTGAAGGACATTTATGTtatgaatatataagaaaGACATTTGACGCTCACCTG ATACTGTCTTTATCATGTATAGAATACTACTCAGATGATGAATATCATGATTTTAGTATCATGGATCCTacaataatcgataaaatttctatta atattgagTATCATGTTGCTGTATATCCAATCAGAATTACTATATTTGATACAGCATATAAATTGGACACAATTCAAATTTGGGCTCAAGATCCTGACAATCAGTGGTTCCTGTTGGGGTATCATTCGCTGTCAAGAGAGAGGTTTTGGCCcggaaaaattttacattctatAACTCTACATCCGTGCAATTTTAAAACCAAATTGCTCAGACTGGTATTTAATCATAGATTGAAAGAACACAAGCTAGATGCTATAATGCTTATCGGAACATCAGAATTGATTCTTTCTAAAAACTCTGAAGAAAATTCGCAATTCTTATCAAAAGGTAGTCCACGAGGCTGGAAAATCACAGAATATAATTTCAACTCTATGCGCCATACACATCCCACCGATATGCTTACATTGATTCACCGGGATATACAATACCTCATAGAGAATTTTCATGAATATGGAACTATCTGTAAAag TATTTGCAGAAATATAGTACAGAGTTTTCATAAGGATCAGCTTGGACATAaacaaatatcttataatgCCTTCCTAGGTTATATACAAATTCATAAACAAAGCTTAACAGTCAAAGATTACtcgaattataataaatttattgaagatcttaaatttttatgggaTAAATCAAAGAAATCATATGACAGTTTCTCGAAGCTTCCG gatgaaacaattttaaatatattaaaagatttagacTTGAGGTCGTTATGCCGCGTAGGTAGAGTAAATAAACGGTTGAATAATTTAACACGAGATCCTTTTCTATATACCAGCTTGAACATGCGGAATATACACTTTACATATTGGCGCACCAATCTTTGGCATAAATTTCATTACTTTGCGCGCAgatgtacatatttaaaagAGTTAGATCTGTCATATTGTGACATTCCTGTTGTGAAATTTAATGTGTTTATTCATACTTGCGGCAAGCGTTTAACGCATCTAAATTTAAGTCGTTGCCGATGTGTTAACAACTCTGTCTTACGTCAAATTTCAAAGACTTGTCCAAATTTAAaag aattgaaTTTAAGTTGTTGTCGTTTCGTAAATGATAAAGGATTTTCTTATCTTGAAAATCTAAAGTATTTGGAGTGTTTAAATCTTCAGACTGtagaaaaaatgcaaactaAAACTCTTTGCAAAATACTGCAAAGAAATCAACAGCTACGTGACTTAAATTTAGCAAACACAAATTTAAACATAGACGAGGTCGTagtggaattaaaaaattcatgtcCAAATTtggaaacaataaatttacaacggacaaaaattacatcaaaaagtatttatgcCCTGGCTGATTGCAAGAATctacaagaaatatattttggttgGCTCTA TGACAgcataaaaaacgaaaattggGAAGATCTAAAGAAGAGCTTTCATAGATTGTTTTCTTCTCTACGTTTAGAAAAACTCGACATAACCGATTTCAGTGTCTATCTATTTACTTTGAATAGCTTAATGCTGTgcaaaaacataaaaagtttAACCTTTAACGgagatactaaaaaatttgactCCAACATCTTTTAA